In one Leishmania braziliensis MHOM/BR/75/M2904 complete genome, chromosome 32 genomic region, the following are encoded:
- a CDS encoding mitochondrial carrier protein-like protein, whose product MREKKSALPDATSLQHTVASQLGGATSTILLYPVDVIRTRFLSQDGTRTREHNGETYRSITRAFQLVYREEGGLPAFFRGCHVSVCGTVCAWGVYMYLYRLQCSWYAAWQAKRHETHRSRRDLVALSGEDSFAALSAATWQNLLQRFGFSIIASCTSALACNPIWLLKTRMQLEEASARTAGVPRHFLTFRDGLLHTVQTTGVRSLWRGVSAQIMLGVPNAFNLPLYDTVKAAIMRIRVKNELSVLDVGVSSTVTKVLLALLCQPLVVVKTRLQDHRARAGDVHYQSFLQSTKTIWQRGGLVAFYRGTVSSMCQTVPRSVLLFVFYEQFLKVAKYIS is encoded by the coding sequence atgagagagaagaagtCAGCACTGCCCGACGCGACTTCCCTCCAGCACACGGTCGCGTCGCAGCTGGGTGGCGCCACGAGCACAATTCTGCTCTACCCAGTCGATGTAATACGGACGCGTTTCCTTTCGCAAGACGGCACACGTACGCGTGAGCACAACGGCGAAACGTATCGCAGCATCACAAGGGCGTTCCAGCTCGTCTACCGAGAGGAGGGTGGTCTGCCTGCCTTTTTTCGAGGCTGCCATGTTTCCGTGTGTGGTACAGTGTGCGCATGGGGTGTTTACATGTACCTTTATCGCCTCCAGTGTAGCTGGTATGCAGCGTGGCAGGCGAAGCGTCATGAAACCCACCGCAGCAGACGCGATTTGGTGGCGTTGTCAGGCGAAGACTCCTTCGCCGCCCTGTCCGCGGCGACATGGCAAAACCTTCTTCAGCGCTTCGGATTTTCAATTATCGCCAGCTGTACCTCAGCACTGGCGTGCAATCCCATATGGCTGCTCAAAACACGCatgcagctggaggaggcttCCGCGCGGACAGCGGGCGTGCCGCGCCACTTCCTGACGTTCCGCGACGGGCTGCTACACACAGTGCAGACTACTGGAGTGCGTTCCCTGTGGCGTGGTGTGTCGGCGCAAATAATGCTTGGCGTTCCAAACGCCTTCAATCTTCCCTTGTACGACACAGTCAAAGCAGCGATCATGAGAATCAGAGTAAAGAACGAGTTGTCCGTTCTTGACGTGGGTGTCTCGTCTACCGTGACAAAGGTCCTCCTGGCACTCCTTTGCCAACCGCTGGTCGTGGTCAAGACACGCTTGCAGGAtcaccgcgcgcgcgcaggggATGTTCACTACCAGTCTTTTCTGCAGTCGACCAAGACCATCTGGCAGCGCGGCGGACTGGTGGCCTTCTACCGCGGCACCGTGTCGTCAATGTGCCAGACAGTCCCTCGCTCTGTTCTTCTGTTTGTCTTCTACGAGCAGTTTCTAAAGGTGGCAAAGTACATCTCATGA
- a CDS encoding putative histone H2A: MATPRSAKKASRKSGSKSTKAGLIFPVGRVGSLLRRGQYARRIGASGAVYMAAVVEYLTAELLELSVKAAAQSPKKPHRLTPRIMMTAVRHDEDLNSLLKQVTLSRSGVVPSLHKAITKKKGGKKSKATPSA, translated from the coding sequence ATGGCTACTCCTCGCAGCGCCAAGAAGGCCTCCCGCAAGAGTGGCTCCAAGTCCACCAAGGCTGGCTTGATCTTCCCTGTGGGCCGCGTCGGCTCGCTCTTGCGCCGTGGACAGTATGCTCGCCGCATCGGTGCCTCTGGCGCCGTGTACATGGCCGCCGTGGTGGAGTACCTGactgcggagctgctggagctgtcCGTgaaggctgctgcgcagAGCCCGAAGAAGCCGCACCGCCTGACCCCTCGCATCATGATGACGGCCGTGCGCCACGACGAGGACCTTAACTCGCTGCTGAAGCAAGTGACCctgtcgcgcagcggcgttgtGCCGAGCCTCCACAAGGCGATcacgaagaagaagggcggcAAGAAGAGCAAGGCGACGCCGAGCGCGTAA
- a CDS encoding putative mitochondrial carrier protein, giving the protein MDRSLVTAPERLESATLRLDTLNAVPAFSGGTTPCLSPAIQPTISVDKQSDDAGGTDWVPTSLSAIGRQAPVAIHTVSSQLASATSTCVFYPFDTLKTRFMAQDGTALRQHNGRVYSSMNSSLALIYREEGLRTLFRGCPVAVAGSVVAWGVYMYLYRQLCNLTEYTSYVGRSGVSVLSSSISSCVTCPIFLVKSRMQLEEANSSSHYPSFWRGMRYTVQTTGVRSLWRGLSLQLFLIFPNALGIPTYDTLKRFVLRQRWRQAEVAELNLFEIGVCSALTKVWILILSHPLVMMKVRMQDERATLGTYQYRSIAQSTSNVLKTQGLRGMYRGFCPALVHSLPRSLLHYYIYEKTLSLLCRRYPSP; this is encoded by the coding sequence ATGGATCGCTCCCTTGTCACAGCACCGGAGCGCTTAGAATCGGCGACTCTCCGACTTGACACGCTGAACGCTGTCCCTGCCTTCAGCGGCGGCACAACTCCTTGTTTGTCACCCGCGATTCAGCCGACGATATCTGTGGATAAGCAGAGCGATGATGCCGGGGGTACGGACTGGGTGCCGACGTCGCTGAGTGCGATTGGTCGACAGGCGCCGGTGGCTATCCACACGGTTAGCTCACAGCTGGCGTCTGCCACCAGCACCTGTGTCTTCTACCCGTTTGATACGCTAAAGACTCGGTTTATGGCGCAAGACGGCACCGCTTTGCGCCAGCACAACGGCCGCGTCTATTCATCCATGAACAGCTCACTGGCGCTCATCTACCGAGAGGAAGGGCTGCGCACGTTGTTCCGCGGGTGCCCGGTCGCCGTTGCCGGCTCAGTTGTCGCGTGGGGCGTGTATATGTACTTGTACCGCCAGCTGTGCAACCTGACCGAGTACACGTCGTATGTTGGACGCTCGGGGGTCTCGGTTCTGTCCAGCTCCATTTCCTCCTGCGTCACCTGCCCTATTTTCCTCGTCAAGTCACGCatgcagctggaggaggcgaatTCCAGCTCGCATTACCCCTCCTTTTGGAGAGGTATGCGATACacggtgcagacgactgGTGTGCGCTCCCTCTGGCGCGGgttgtcgctgcagctcttcttGATCTTTCCCAACGCACTGGGCATCCCCACCTACGACACACTGAAGCGGTTTGTTCTGCGGCAACGCTGGCGTCAGGCTGAGGTCGCAGAGCTGAACCTCTTTGAGATTGGGGTCTGCTCTGCTCTGACGAAGGTGTGGATTCTCATCCTGTCGCACCCGCTCGTTATGATGAAGGTGCGCATGCAAGACGAGCGGGCCACGCTCGGCACCTATCAGTATCGATCCATCGCACAGAGTACCTCAAACGTGCTCAAGACGCAAGGGCTGCGTGGCATGTACCGCGGCTTTTGCCCAGCCCTCGTGCACTCCCTAccccgctccctcctccactaCTACATCTACGAGAAGacactgtcgctgctgtgccgccgctaTCCTTCACCGTAG
- a CDS encoding putative histone H2A — MATPRSAKKASRKSGSKSTKAGLIFPVGRVGSLLRRGQYARRIGASGAVYMAAVVEYLTAELLELSVKAAAQSPKKPHRLTPRIMMTAVRHDEDLNSLLKHVTLSRSGVVPSLHKAITKKKGGKKSKATPSA; from the coding sequence ATGGCCACTCCTCGCAGCGCCAAGAAGGCCTCCCGCAAGAGTGGCTCCAAGTCCACCAAGGCTGGCTTGATCTTCCCTGTGGGCCGCGTCGGCTCGCTCTTGCGCCGTGGACAGTATGCTCGCCGCATCGGTGCCTCTGGCGCCGTGTACATGGCCGCCGTGGTGGAGTACCTGactgcggagctgctggagctgtcCGTgaaggctgctgcgcagAGCCCGAAGAAGCCGCACCGCCTGACCCCTCGCATCATGATGACGGCCGTGCGCCACGACGAGGACCTTAActcgctgctgaagcacgTGACCctgtcgcgcagcggcgttgtGCCGAGCCTCCACAAGGCGATcacgaagaagaagggcggcAAGAAGAGCAAGGCGACGCCGAGCGCGTAA
- a CDS encoding putative exportin 1 has product MESILDFSKPLDVRQFEQVVTAMSSGSPAQIMEAQEILTRFKANSEAFLRVDKLLTESHSTSTRFFALQVLEDTILHRWNTLSTDNQVAIRNFVVSLIVRECTSFAHIRQNRTLLTKMNMTLVSIAKREWPVRWPNFVQEISTSASLSEPMVENNLNLLRLVGEEVFEFGEKTLTSRWVERKKQALAQDFRFIMELCVTVIVNAEDTALLRTALATLEVYVPWMTPEVIFNEQVLQSISRLVVSDGNVRCEAVRCLTEMCSAATSSGAAGDQQVRCILETFKTALGNIMNAFPTTHSSVMERVVALYEQGALVDKEYVVNLSLLLIAFLRHYYSSISYDDMLLVTCHEMLVGMSNINEKELFKACVEYWWWLGDHLLRAPASVVKRNLMSKLPRVLSDVRFVLIRRMAKPEEVIIVEEEGELRREHVTDVEELQLYNLMRQALVFLTHLDPKDTRNIMTDLMKRQVDRSEWSWHNCNTLCWAVGSISMALSEQDESDLFVKIITDLLTLFKTMSGKDNRAVIASDVMFIVGQYPRYLRNHATFLSTVTRKVFQFMREKFPGVQDMAVDTFVKLSKQLDTKYAEVNGSTSLASEVAKTWSSITEMLSLQQVQTCFNAAGYMIAAASTEQQRALLLETFLTDTNARFRACTASATAAGATFCHNEEAMVELLHYLRVFSNVADSCGDVFVYEMMLITRDLYGFYRMFSESQARVIADGGEAAVYRPDMKYVRLAKREILLIFERFVSHATQLKFIAESCLPDLFSVVLVDYENAIAAAKEPGALALATACVRTLGRCIENNCEAILDHTFNTTVAIISQDMESHPDFRVNLFKLLQALNAHCFEAFICYTATHEDVVLGMLWAIKHTDYPTMSTGLETLDLFLENVAKSEYAELFYTAYLQRILVDVMVASMDSLHASGFQHHVRILQKLFTVSSMVPVDAPTIGKDVIRAYLLDSLTVIPTLTSTSILSFVDMCYEFFMDDERFRTQFADFLIEVKVWGAEQENRMQEEDERRLREETIPGFSNLSMEDPPVNLFNSI; this is encoded by the coding sequence CTTCGCGCTACAGGTCTTGGAGGACACCATTTTGCACCGCTGGAACACCCTCTCCACCGACAACCAAGTGGCGATTCGTAACTTTGTCGTGAGCCTGATCGTCCGCGAATGCACGAGCTTTGCTCATATTCGCCAGAACCGCACCCTGCTGACAAAGATGAACATGACACTCGTATCGATTGCGAAACGAGAGTGGCCGGTGCGGTGGCCAAATTTTGTGCAGGAGATCTCGACAAGCGCCTCGCTGTCGGAGCCAATGGTGGAGAATAACCTCAACCTGCTTCGCCTTGTAGGCGAGGAAGTGTTTGAGTTCGGTGAAAAAACGCTGACGTCGCGGTGGGTAGAGCGCAAGAAGCAGGCTCTCGCACAGGACTTTCGCTTCATTATGGAGCTGTGCGTCACTGTCATTGTCAACGCAGAGgacacggcgctgctccgTACTGCGCTCGCCACGCTGGAGGTGTATGTGCCATGGATGACACCGGAGGTCATATTCAATGAGCAGGTGTTGCAAAGCATCTCGCGTCTGGTCGTCAGCGACGGCAACGTCCGATGCGAGGCAGTGCGATGTTTAACAGAGATGTGCTCCGCTGCAacaagcagcggcgcagccggCGATCAGCAGGTGCGTTGCATTCTGGAAACGTTCAAGACGGCGCTGGGGAACATCATGAACGCGTTCCCGACGACTCACTCCTCCGTCATGGAACGCGTCGTCGCCCTGTACGAGCAGGGAGCGCTGGTTGACAAAGAGTACGTGGTAAATTTGAGCCTGCTCCTGATTGCCTTTCTTAGACACTACTACTCAAGCATCTCCTACGATGACATGCTGCTCGTCACCTGTCATGAGATGCTTGTCGGCATGAGCAACATCAACGAAAAGGAACTCTTTAAGGCGTGTGTGGAGTACTGGTGGTGGCTTGGCGATCACCTACTGCGGGCCCCCGCGAGTGTAGTGAAGAGGAATCTCATGTCGAAGTTGCCGCGGGTTCTCTCCGACGTCCGCTTTGTGCTTATCCGCCGCATGGCGAAGCCGGAGGAGGTGATCattgtggaggaggagggcgagctCCGTCGCGAGCACGTCACTGACGttgaggagctgcagctctaCAATCTGATGCGACAGGCGCTGGTATTCCTCACCCACCTGGATCCGAAAGACACGCGCAACATCATGACAGACCTGATGAAGCGGCAGGTGGACCGTAGCGAGTGGTCTTGGCACAACTGCAACACCCTATGCTGGGCTGTCGGCTCCATCTCTATGGCACTTTCCGAGCAGGACGAGAGCGACCTCTTTGTGAAGATCATAACCGATCTCCTCACGCTCTTCAAGACTATGAGCGGAAAGGACAACCGGGCAGTGATCGCAAGTGACGTGATGTTCATTGTTGGCCAGTACCCCCGCTATCTGCGCAATCACGCCACGTTCCTCTCCACAGTGACACGGAAAGTGTTCCAGTTTATGCGTGAAAAGTTCCCCGGGGTGCAAGACATGGCCGTGGATACCTTCGTCAAGCTTAGCAAACAGCTTGACACGAAGTACGCAGAGGTGAACGGTAGCACCAGCCTCGCGTCCGAGGTGGCGAAGACGTGGAGCTCCATTACAGAGATGCTCTCCttgcagcaggtgcagacGTGCTTCAACGCTGCCGGCTATATGAttgctgccgcctccacagagcagcagcgcgcgcttcttcttgagACATTTCTGACCGACACAAACGCCCGTTTTAGGGCGTGCACGGCgtcagccacagcagcgggggCCACCTTTTGCCATAACGAGGAGGCAatggtggagctgctgcactaCCTGCGCGTGTTCAGCAATGTGGCGGACTCGTGTGGCGACGTTTTTGTGTACGAGATGATGCTGATTACTCGAGACCTCTATGGCTTCTACCGCATGTTCTCCGAGTCGCAGGCGCGGGTGATCGCCGACggtggcgaggcggcggtgtaTCGCCCTGACATGAAGTACGTCCGCCTCGCGAAGCGTGAGATTCTGCTCATTTTCGAGCGTTTTGTGAGCCACGCGACGCAGTTGAAGTTTATTGCAGAGTCCTGCCTACCGGACTTGTTTTCTGTCGTGCTGGTCGACTACGAAAACGCAATTGCGGCGGCAAAGGAGCCGGGAGCGCTGGCTCTGGCGACCGCCTGCGTGCGGACTCTAGGACGGTGTATCGAGAACAACTGCGAGGCCATTTTGGACCACACATTCAATACCACCGTCGCCATTATTTCACAGGACATGGAAAGTCACCCAGATTTTCGTGTCAACCTTTTCAAGCTCCTGCAGGCGCTCAACGCCCACTGCTTCGAGGCGTTCATCTGCTACACCGCCACCCATGAGGATGTGGTGCTTGGCATGTTGTGGGCTATTAAGCACACGGACTACCCGACCATGTCAACCGGACTCGAAACGCTGGACTTATTTCTTGAGAACGTGGCGAAGTCCGAGTACGCCGAGCTGTTTTACACAGCTTACCTGCAGCGCATTCTTGTGGATGTGATGGTTGCGTCGATGGACTCCTTGCATGCCTCTGGCTTCCAGCACCACGTCCGTATTCTTCAGAAGCTGTTTACCGTGTCCTCCATGGTGCCGGTGGACGCACCCACTATCGGCAAAGACGTCATTCGCGCCTACCTGCTGGACAGCCTTACCGTCATACCGACGCTGACGAGCACCTCCATTCTTAGCTTTGTGGACATGTGCTACGAGTTCTTCATGGACGACGAGCGCTTTCGCACCCAGTTTGCCGACTTTCTGATCGAGGTGAAAGTCTGGGGTGCAGAGCAGGAAAACAGGATgcaggaagaggacgagCGGCGACTGCGCGAGGAGACGATTCCGGGCTTCTCAAACCTGTCCATGGAGGATCCGCCGGTGAACTTGTTCAACAGCATCTGA